From a single Herbiconiux sp. SALV-R1 genomic region:
- a CDS encoding class I adenylate-forming enzyme family protein yields the protein MTTILPATFTAMLRDAAERWPERPAVVFEDTTLTFRELDSTVDVWARALLASGIEPGERVAVLASNRPEWLLASFAVARVGGVVVALNTWHKLDELDATLRRSAAVALLATTGMQNVDFVPFLQAAPRSPRVRQVICLSPTAPEGTTALDAFLNAGAGVAHEALRDREAAVAGSDDLFILFTSGSTAEPKGVITQNDRTVSNNYWIGERQGLNEHDALWLAVPLFYGFAAANAIGAAWTHGVALVLEERFDADRALDTMERTGATVYYGLGNMTRALVNAQRERPRRLSLRKGLTGYSYEDKRVAIEDLGVSELCGIYGLTECHGLCAMTSATDAVETRLEIDGYALPGWELLVVDPETELPLPAGTVGHLLVRGPLSRGYLDQPEATAAVFRDDGYFRTGDLVSIDAEGRMNYHSRLKDLVKVGGISVSPREVESVVELHPAVRQVFAVGVPDEARGEAVAVVVELRDGESLTADELRRFTKERAAAYNTPTHVLFLGDDEIPKLASGKASLRELREHVVHAIGVQR from the coding sequence ATGACGACCATCCTCCCCGCGACCTTCACGGCCATGCTCCGCGACGCAGCCGAACGCTGGCCCGAGCGCCCCGCCGTCGTCTTCGAAGACACGACGCTGACCTTCCGGGAACTCGATTCGACAGTAGACGTGTGGGCTCGCGCACTCCTCGCCTCGGGAATCGAACCCGGCGAACGCGTGGCAGTGCTCGCCTCGAACCGCCCGGAATGGCTTCTGGCGAGCTTCGCGGTGGCGCGCGTCGGCGGGGTCGTCGTCGCGCTGAACACCTGGCACAAGCTCGACGAACTCGACGCGACCCTCCGCCGCTCGGCTGCCGTGGCGCTGCTCGCGACGACGGGGATGCAGAACGTCGACTTCGTCCCGTTCCTCCAGGCCGCGCCCCGATCGCCGCGGGTGCGGCAGGTCATCTGCCTCTCGCCGACCGCGCCCGAGGGCACGACCGCGCTCGACGCGTTCCTGAACGCGGGCGCCGGCGTCGCTCACGAGGCGCTCCGCGACAGGGAGGCAGCGGTCGCAGGATCAGACGACCTGTTCATCCTCTTCACCTCGGGCAGCACCGCCGAACCCAAAGGCGTCATCACCCAGAACGACCGCACCGTGTCGAACAACTACTGGATCGGCGAACGCCAGGGCCTGAACGAGCACGACGCGCTCTGGCTCGCCGTGCCCCTCTTCTACGGCTTCGCCGCGGCCAACGCGATCGGCGCCGCCTGGACCCACGGGGTCGCACTCGTGCTGGAGGAGCGCTTCGACGCCGACCGGGCGCTCGACACCATGGAACGCACCGGCGCGACCGTCTACTACGGCCTCGGCAACATGACCCGCGCGCTCGTCAACGCTCAGCGCGAGCGACCGCGCCGACTCAGCCTCCGCAAAGGCCTCACCGGCTACTCCTACGAAGACAAGCGTGTCGCCATCGAAGACCTCGGCGTGAGCGAGCTGTGCGGAATCTACGGTCTCACCGAATGCCACGGCCTGTGCGCCATGACCTCGGCGACGGATGCGGTGGAGACCCGCCTGGAGATCGACGGCTATGCCCTCCCCGGCTGGGAACTGCTCGTGGTCGACCCCGAGACAGAACTGCCGCTCCCCGCAGGAACGGTCGGGCACCTCCTCGTGCGCGGCCCGCTCAGCCGTGGCTACCTCGACCAGCCCGAGGCGACCGCCGCGGTGTTCCGAGACGACGGGTACTTCCGTACCGGCGACCTGGTGTCGATCGACGCCGAGGGCCGCATGAACTACCACTCCCGACTCAAAGACCTGGTCAAGGTGGGCGGCATCAGCGTCTCGCCCCGCGAGGTCGAGTCAGTGGTCGAACTGCACCCGGCCGTGCGCCAGGTGTTCGCGGTCGGGGTGCCCGACGAGGCGCGCGGCGAGGCCGTCGCCGTGGTGGTCGAGCTGCGCGACGGGGAGTCGCTGACCGCCGACGAGCTGCGCCGGTTCACCAAGGAGAGGGCTGCTGCGTACAACACGCCGACGCACGTGCTCTTCCTGGGCGACGACGAGATTCCGAAGCTCGCGAGCGGCAAGGCGTCGCTCCGCGAACTGCGTGAGCATGTGGTGCACGCGATCGGGGTGCAGCGATGA
- a CDS encoding MaoC family dehydratase: protein MTTRPRSDFTPGELIVHSRSRMLTEADAVIFNSATHLEPTTSLSPYLVFSVVLGLSVPDLSESGGPFLGADGIRFGKTPEAGVTVRAGSRVLSSRPSGSRAGWSVVEWETVGVDDDGEELVRFRRASLVRGEAADD from the coding sequence ATGACCACACGACCTCGCTCCGACTTCACGCCGGGGGAGCTCATCGTGCACTCGCGCTCCCGGATGCTCACCGAGGCCGATGCAGTCATCTTCAACTCGGCGACGCATCTGGAGCCGACGACGAGCCTGAGCCCGTACCTGGTCTTCTCGGTGGTGCTGGGCCTGTCGGTGCCCGACCTGTCGGAGTCGGGCGGTCCGTTCCTCGGTGCCGACGGCATCCGGTTCGGGAAGACGCCCGAGGCCGGCGTCACCGTGCGCGCGGGGAGCCGCGTGCTCAGCTCCCGCCCCTCGGGGTCGCGGGCCGGCTGGAGCGTCGTCGAGTGGGAGACCGTCGGCGTCGACGACGACGGGGAGGAACTCGTGCGCTTCCGCCGCGCGAGCCTGGTGCGCGGGGAGGCTGCTGATGACTAG
- a CDS encoding MFS transporter: MTLESQIESLTTNDIDPATRRAVRRTVVGGAVGSIVEFYEFSTYGVLATTLAVVFFPSTDSTASLLATLAVFAVAFFARPLGGFVWGSIGDRIGRKRTLALTIILMSVFTTLMGIVPGYAAIGVIAPILIIALRFLQGVAAGGEVSGAVSFVAEHSPARTRGFNVGMITVGAGTGTLLGTIVPSILLLTLTPEQMTEWGWRIPLLIALPLGIIGLYIRRRLDETPYFLSLAKQGDTSEHPIRSALSGSRQWRLLITAFLITALNAASFYMLAGYLPTFARTSLELTGFAALAPVVIAVACAIVAEVIAARISDRVGRKRVLMVTAIGHLVLALPCFLLITSGQFGLIVLGLVILSAPIGGYAAVTNSTLIELFPTRVRVSGHGITYNLSVAIFGGAAPYLLTWLTGMTGSMLVGAFYLMALAVIAIPVLLSITESAGKPLRTE; this comes from the coding sequence ATGACCCTGGAATCACAGATCGAGTCGCTCACGACCAACGACATCGACCCCGCCACCCGCCGTGCCGTGCGACGAACCGTCGTCGGCGGAGCCGTGGGCTCGATCGTCGAGTTCTACGAGTTCTCCACCTACGGCGTTCTCGCCACGACGCTGGCCGTCGTCTTCTTCCCCTCCACCGACTCCACGGCCTCCCTGCTGGCCACCCTCGCCGTGTTCGCCGTGGCGTTCTTCGCCAGGCCCCTGGGCGGCTTCGTCTGGGGGTCGATCGGCGATCGCATCGGGCGCAAGAGAACCCTCGCGCTCACCATCATCTTGATGAGCGTGTTCACCACGCTGATGGGCATCGTGCCGGGCTACGCGGCGATCGGCGTAATCGCTCCGATCCTCATCATCGCCCTCCGATTCCTGCAGGGTGTCGCCGCCGGCGGCGAGGTGTCGGGCGCGGTCTCGTTCGTCGCCGAACACTCACCCGCACGCACGCGCGGCTTCAACGTCGGGATGATCACGGTGGGTGCGGGAACCGGAACCCTCCTCGGCACGATCGTTCCGAGCATCCTGCTGCTCACCCTCACGCCCGAGCAGATGACGGAGTGGGGATGGCGCATCCCGCTTCTCATCGCACTGCCCCTCGGCATCATCGGTCTCTACATCAGGCGTCGCCTCGACGAGACGCCGTACTTCCTCTCGCTCGCCAAGCAGGGCGACACGTCGGAGCACCCGATCCGCTCCGCACTGAGCGGGTCGCGGCAATGGCGGCTGCTCATCACCGCCTTCCTCATCACGGCGCTGAACGCCGCGTCGTTCTACATGCTCGCCGGATATCTCCCGACCTTCGCGCGCACCAGCCTGGAGCTCACGGGGTTCGCAGCGCTCGCACCCGTCGTCATCGCCGTGGCCTGCGCCATCGTCGCCGAGGTGATCGCCGCGCGCATCTCCGACCGGGTGGGACGCAAGCGCGTGCTCATGGTCACCGCGATCGGGCACCTCGTACTCGCGCTCCCCTGCTTCCTGCTCATCACCTCGGGCCAGTTCGGTCTGATCGTGCTGGGACTGGTCATCCTGAGCGCACCGATCGGTGGGTACGCGGCCGTCACGAACTCCACCCTCATCGAGCTGTTCCCGACCCGGGTGCGCGTGAGCGGCCACGGCATCACCTACAACCTCTCGGTCGCGATCTTCGGAGGCGCGGCCCCCTACCTGCTCACCTGGCTCACCGGGATGACTGGCAGCATGCTCGTCGGAGCGTTCTACCTCATGGCGCTCGCCGTCATCGCCATCCCCGTGCTGCTCTCGATCACCGAGAGCGCGGGCAAGCCGCTGCGCACGGAGTGA